A window of Thermosynechococcus sp. NK55a contains these coding sequences:
- a CDS encoding glycosyltransferase family 2 protein produces the protein MAPLLSLCMIVKNEAHQLRRCLLSVQPWVDEIIIVDTGSTDETIAIAREFTPHVHAVAWQADFAAARNAALAQATGEWVFYIDADEELVVTDAHWQDQLTAPGAHAMNQWSLLRREQSSDRNWSEFWNVRFGRRFPDLHFAGALHEQLYYREREAVVGQLQGVYLIHHNQESQEQFLAKIRDRNIPILEKMVQQGDRRLQNLVCLGDHYAACGDSDRSQAWYEQALEQIAPAVEQGILPRDTTWLRHLLFWVSYRAFEAKDYETAQYYLSYGLRFFDRYPPLLYVAGLLIFELGLQRGALPYFHRCLDLLEQGTYDRAEPFDRQWMTTQPAYSLGYTYMTLQERDRAIAYFQKALEFNPGYTPAQIYLQQLQKI, from the coding sequence ATGGCTCCCCTGCTGTCCCTGTGCATGATTGTCAAAAACGAGGCCCATCAATTGCGGCGTTGCTTGCTGTCGGTTCAGCCTTGGGTGGATGAAATCATTATTGTGGACACAGGCTCCACCGATGAGACGATCGCCATTGCTCGGGAATTTACACCCCACGTCCATGCCGTTGCTTGGCAAGCGGATTTTGCAGCCGCCCGTAATGCCGCCTTAGCCCAGGCCACTGGGGAGTGGGTCTTTTACATTGATGCCGATGAAGAATTGGTGGTTACGGATGCCCACTGGCAAGACCAATTGACGGCGCCGGGTGCCCATGCCATGAATCAGTGGAGTCTGCTGCGCCGTGAACAGTCTAGCGATCGCAACTGGAGTGAATTTTGGAATGTGCGCTTTGGCCGCCGCTTCCCCGACCTCCATTTTGCCGGCGCCCTCCATGAGCAACTCTACTATCGAGAACGAGAAGCGGTGGTGGGTCAATTGCAGGGGGTTTATCTCATTCACCACAACCAAGAAAGCCAAGAGCAATTCCTTGCCAAAATTCGCGATCGCAATATCCCGATCCTTGAAAAAATGGTGCAGCAGGGCGATCGCCGCCTGCAAAACTTGGTCTGCCTTGGGGATCACTACGCCGCCTGTGGCGATAGCGATCGCTCCCAAGCATGGTACGAACAAGCCCTCGAGCAGATTGCCCCTGCCGTCGAACAGGGGATACTCCCTAGGGACACCACATGGCTCCGTCATCTTCTCTTTTGGGTTAGCTACCGCGCCTTTGAAGCCAAGGACTACGAAACCGCCCAGTATTACCTCAGCTATGGCCTGCGCTTCTTTGATCGCTATCCGCCCCTGCTCTATGTAGCGGGGCTACTTATCTTTGAATTGGGCCTGCAGCGAGGGGCGCTGCCCTACTTTCACCGCTGTTTAGATCTCCTTGAGCAGGGAACCTACGATCGCGCTGAACCCTTTGATCGCCAGTGGATGACCACCCAGCCCGCCTACAGTTTGGGCTACACCTATATGACCCTTCAGGAGCGCGATCGCGCCATTGCCTACTTTCAAAAAGCCCTTGAATTTAACCCTGGCTATACCCCTGCCCAGATATACTTGCAGCAACTTCAGAAAATTTAG
- the rlmN gene encoding 23S rRNA (adenine(2503)-C(2))-methyltransferase RlmN, translating to MALLGQSAAELKAWVEAQGQPGYRGQQLHQWLYQKGARSLQEITVFPKQWRDALTGVEIGRSEIRYRHDAQDGTVKLLLTLADGETIETVGIPSSDRLTVCVSSQVGCPMACDFCATGKGGYRRNLACHEIVDQVLTIQSEMERRVSHVVFMGMGEPLLNLPAVLQAITCLNRDIGIGQRHITISTVGIPQQIQQLAQHQLQTTLAVSLHAPNQALREQLIPSAKHYPLSQLIADCRGYVQQTGRRITFEYTVLAGVNDRPQHAEELAQLLRGFQNHVNLIPYNPIPEAAYQRPTDQRLRQFLSQLQARGVTASIRRSRGLDQQAACGQLRQGQLIP from the coding sequence ATGGCACTGCTGGGACAGTCCGCAGCAGAACTGAAAGCATGGGTAGAAGCCCAAGGACAGCCCGGCTATCGCGGGCAACAACTCCATCAGTGGCTCTATCAAAAGGGGGCGCGATCGCTCCAAGAGATCACTGTCTTTCCGAAACAGTGGCGCGATGCCCTGACAGGTGTAGAGATTGGCCGCTCAGAAATTCGCTACCGCCATGATGCCCAGGATGGCACCGTAAAGCTGCTGTTGACCTTAGCCGATGGTGAAACCATTGAAACCGTAGGCATTCCCAGTAGCGATCGCCTGACGGTCTGCGTATCTTCCCAAGTAGGCTGCCCAATGGCTTGTGATTTTTGTGCCACCGGTAAAGGGGGCTACCGCCGCAATCTGGCCTGCCACGAAATCGTGGATCAGGTGCTCACGATCCAAAGTGAAATGGAGCGCCGTGTCAGCCATGTGGTATTTATGGGCATGGGCGAACCCCTGTTAAACTTACCTGCCGTTCTCCAGGCAATCACCTGTCTCAATCGCGATATTGGCATTGGTCAGCGGCACATCACCATTTCCACCGTGGGCATTCCCCAACAAATTCAGCAACTGGCACAGCACCAATTGCAAACCACCCTTGCCGTCAGCCTCCATGCCCCCAACCAAGCCCTACGGGAGCAACTCATTCCCAGTGCCAAACACTATCCCCTCAGCCAGTTAATTGCCGACTGTCGTGGCTATGTGCAACAAACCGGTCGCCGCATTACCTTTGAATATACTGTTCTGGCGGGGGTCAACGATCGCCCCCAGCACGCCGAGGAGCTGGCGCAGCTATTGCGGGGCTTCCAAAACCATGTCAACCTGATTCCCTACAATCCCATTCCTGAGGCAGCCTATCAACGTCCTACGGATCAGCGCCTGCGGCAATTTCTCAGTCAACTGCAAGCCCGAGGGGTTACTGCCAGCATTCGGCGATCGCGGGGTCTGGATCAGCAAGCCGCCTGTGGCCAATTGCGCCAAGGCCAACTCATTCCCTAA